In a genomic window of Asticcacaulis sp.:
- a CDS encoding MFS transporter: MDQQPTLTEAPAVSLSGIPHVEGGRRWLLLCSLFVCFFMLLALYCGVLAVLLPNQIATLDPAHKVENLGLMFFVTSIFSTLTTPIAGAFSDRTRSKWGRRTPWIVAGSVIGAIALASVAYMPTFWTITAVWVIAAIALNSMQPALTTVVADRFPEHARGTASGFVGAGMTAGGTVGMIVAGRLANNMPLAYAVFAGAIAICCIAFVILNHDTSSKGEPLARFRAGDFLKGFWIDPKAYPDFWWAFAGRFTIYMGYQAIVTYLLYILQDYIGLGTDQANIVIGTVSLITFFCVFGSSMLSGWLSDWIKRRKPFVFASSIIMGGGPGRAAVYAESRRHVWLCRPDRGGLRRLHVDRHGANDPGSAKRHRRGRQGSRPTHHRRQYTADHFAGHGGATAEIFRY; the protein is encoded by the coding sequence ATGGACCAGCAACCGACCCTGACCGAAGCGCCAGCCGTTTCTTTATCGGGCATTCCTCATGTCGAAGGCGGCCGCCGCTGGCTGTTGCTGTGCTCGCTTTTCGTCTGTTTCTTCATGCTTCTGGCGCTTTATTGTGGCGTGCTGGCCGTGCTGTTGCCCAACCAGATCGCCACGCTAGATCCGGCACACAAGGTGGAAAACCTCGGCCTGATGTTCTTCGTCACTTCAATCTTCTCAACATTGACGACACCGATCGCCGGCGCCTTTTCCGACCGTACCCGCTCAAAATGGGGTCGCCGCACGCCCTGGATCGTCGCCGGTTCGGTGATCGGGGCCATAGCGCTTGCCAGCGTCGCCTATATGCCGACCTTCTGGACCATTACCGCCGTCTGGGTCATCGCCGCCATCGCGCTCAACTCCATGCAGCCGGCGCTTACCACCGTGGTCGCCGACCGCTTCCCCGAACACGCCCGCGGCACGGCTTCCGGCTTTGTCGGCGCCGGCATGACCGCCGGTGGTACGGTCGGCATGATCGTCGCCGGACGCCTGGCCAATAACATGCCACTGGCCTATGCCGTCTTCGCCGGCGCCATTGCCATCTGCTGCATTGCCTTCGTGATCCTCAACCACGATACCTCTTCCAAAGGCGAACCGCTGGCCAGATTCCGCGCCGGCGATTTCCTGAAAGGGTTCTGGATCGATCCGAAAGCCTATCCCGATTTCTGGTGGGCCTTCGCCGGCCGCTTCACCATATATATGGGCTACCAGGCCATTGTCACTTACCTGCTCTACATCCTGCAGGACTATATCGGCCTGGGCACCGATCAGGCCAATATCGTCATCGGCACGGTCTCTCTCATTACATTCTTCTGTGTTTTTGGCTCATCCATGCTGTCGGGCTGGCTGTCGGACTGGATCAAGCGTCGCAAGCCGTTCGTGTTCGCATCAAGCATCATCATGGGGGGCGGCCCTGGTCGTGCCGCTGTTTATGCCGAATCTCGAAGGCATGTATGGCTATGCCGCCCTGATCGGGGTGGGTTACGGCGCCTTCATGTCGATCGACATGGCGCTAATGACCCAGGTTCTGCCAAAAGACACCGGCGAGGCCGGCAAGGATCTCGGCCTACTCACCACCGCCGTCAATATACCGCAGATCATTTCGCCGGTCATGGCGGCGCAACTGCTGAAATATTTCGATACTGA
- a CDS encoding amidohydrolase family protein has product MIDSHLHFWNPERLTYDWLQYVPAISGRMGPEEFAATGAALEGAIFVQADCEEALAEVDWVNSLDFSILGIVAYAPLELGDTPHILALKTKSKVVSIRRNAQNEPDGFMISEGYQAGMIAAAKAGFSLDMCIRARQLPELRQALAALFKAVPDARVILDHLGKPDIKSHGTDIHAGDWANEINSLSLMPNVFCKLSGLPTEADWDHWTQEQLRPYLDHALSTFGPSRCLFGGDWPVVDLAGGYARWQAVVASAISHLPENQQIQVWSGTARTVYQL; this is encoded by the coding sequence ATGATAGATTCGCACCTGCACTTCTGGAACCCCGAACGCCTGACCTACGACTGGCTGCAATATGTGCCGGCGATCAGCGGGCGCATGGGGCCTGAAGAGTTTGCCGCGACAGGCGCCGCTCTCGAAGGCGCGATCTTTGTACAGGCCGATTGCGAAGAGGCGCTGGCAGAGGTTGACTGGGTCAACAGCCTCGACTTTTCCATTCTGGGTATTGTCGCCTATGCGCCGCTGGAACTGGGTGATACCCCGCATATATTAGCGCTGAAAACCAAATCAAAGGTCGTCAGCATCCGCCGTAATGCGCAGAATGAACCCGACGGCTTCATGATTTCCGAAGGCTATCAGGCCGGCATGATCGCCGCAGCGAAGGCCGGTTTCAGTCTCGACATGTGTATCCGTGCGCGGCAGTTGCCGGAATTGCGCCAGGCGCTGGCTGCGCTTTTCAAGGCCGTACCGGACGCACGCGTCATTCTCGACCATCTCGGCAAGCCAGACATCAAATCTCACGGCACAGATATTCATGCCGGCGATTGGGCAAATGAAATCAATAGCCTGTCGCTTATGCCTAATGTCTTTTGCAAACTCTCCGGCCTGCCAACCGAGGCCGACTGGGACCACTGGACACAAGAACAGCTCCGTCCTTACCTCGATCACGCCTTGAGCACCTTTGGCCCCTCACGCTGCCTGTTCGGCGGTGATTGGCCGGTCGTCGATCTCGCCGGCGGCTATGCGCGCTGGCAGGCCGTGGTGGCCTCGGCCATCAGCCACCTGCCAGAAAATCAGCAAATACAGGTCTGGTCAGGCACCGCCCGGACCGTCTATCAATTATAA
- a CDS encoding aldo/keto reductase has translation METSNIKPDGPAISTLALGAASLGSVYSEVSQANADETVRTALELGVNFIDVAPYYGLTKAETALGHALQGVPRETYVLATKIGRYGDKDWDFSREATLRSLDASLCRLKCGRIDILQCHDIEMGDYQQLIGEALPTLHDLKRQGVIGFVGITGYDLALMEKVAVEQQVDTIMAYCTYTLQDQRLAPVARRLQAQGISVFNASPLGMGLLTRRGPPDWHPGHPTVHAAAAEAARICAEAGSDISKLALQFALQGAMKNGMATTVIGSSTPANMRDNVAVLSEPIDPELLARVKAILAPVLNQGWDVLPGNGGKAGQ, from the coding sequence ATGGAAACATCCAATATCAAACCTGACGGCCCGGCTATATCTACCCTTGCGCTGGGCGCAGCGTCGCTCGGCAGCGTCTATTCCGAAGTTTCGCAGGCAAATGCCGACGAGACCGTACGCACAGCGCTGGAACTGGGCGTCAATTTCATCGATGTCGCGCCTTATTATGGCCTGACAAAAGCCGAGACCGCGCTTGGCCATGCCTTGCAGGGCGTGCCGCGCGAGACCTATGTGCTGGCCACCAAGATCGGCCGTTATGGCGACAAGGACTGGGATTTTTCGCGCGAGGCCACCCTGCGCAGTCTTGATGCCAGCCTTTGCCGGCTGAAATGCGGCCGTATCGACATCCTGCAATGTCACGACATTGAAATGGGCGATTATCAACAGTTGATCGGCGAGGCCCTCCCCACCCTGCACGACCTTAAGCGCCAGGGCGTCATCGGCTTTGTCGGCATTACCGGCTATGATCTGGCCCTCATGGAAAAGGTCGCGGTCGAGCAACAGGTCGATACGATCATGGCCTATTGCACCTATACGCTTCAGGATCAGCGCCTGGCGCCGGTGGCCAGGCGCCTGCAAGCCCAGGGCATCAGCGTTTTCAATGCGTCACCGCTCGGCATGGGCCTGCTGACCCGGCGCGGCCCGCCCGACTGGCATCCCGGCCATCCCACGGTTCATGCCGCCGCCGCCGAGGCCGCACGGATATGCGCTGAAGCCGGCAGCGACATCTCGAAACTGGCCCTGCAATTTGCCCTGCAAGGCGCCATGAAGAACGGCATGGCAACGACCGTGATCGGTTCCTCCACCCCGGCCAATATGCGCGATAATGTGGCCGTCCTCTCCGAACCGATCGATCCGGAACTGCTGGCGCGAGTCAAAGCCATATTGGCGCCGGTTCTGAACCAGGGCTGGGACGTGCTGCCCGGCAACGGCGGCAAGGCGGGCCAATAA
- a CDS encoding mandelate racemase/muconate lactonizing enzyme family protein, whose product MKITGYRSLTTVHDWGRPIGDVNGLVRSGITDVPILLLETDEGLTGVGLGAHGDIARVFPAVEGEDPRAVTTLYDRMLAHVFKSGHAGATYGAIGAVDMALWDLKAKMAGEPLWRTLGARDRFVSGYASGLCMGLEDDALYALYGEWADRGYTSAKIKGGRDIDRDIRRMLGVRDVLKRNSPRPAIMFDVNESWSRKQALRHIAEIEHHLDLTWIEEPVRRWDAEGHAVITRASKCAVATGENLTGLDQYLPLFTAGAVDVVQAGMVWGITHFNRVAMAAHAHNLPVSPVGYNGNPVAHAAAAVPNLLTIEVQDWKVPYGLTIDQEIADGGIILGDAPGLGIEVDETAIAAKRQSGQWNVAGGPHVRPSRAGLRLVPES is encoded by the coding sequence ATGAAGATTACCGGCTATCGCAGCCTCACCACGGTCCATGACTGGGGCCGGCCGATTGGTGATGTCAACGGACTGGTGCGTTCCGGCATTACCGATGTGCCGATCCTGCTGCTGGAAACCGATGAGGGTCTGACCGGTGTCGGCCTGGGCGCCCATGGCGACATCGCGCGTGTTTTCCCGGCCGTGGAAGGTGAAGATCCGCGAGCGGTTACAACGCTTTATGACCGGATGCTCGCCCATGTGTTCAAGAGCGGACACGCCGGCGCCACCTATGGCGCCATCGGCGCGGTCGATATGGCGCTGTGGGATCTGAAAGCCAAGATGGCCGGCGAGCCCCTGTGGCGGACGCTGGGCGCGCGCGACCGCTTCGTGTCGGGCTATGCCTCCGGCCTGTGCATGGGGCTGGAGGACGATGCGCTGTACGCCCTCTATGGCGAATGGGCCGATCGTGGGTACACCTCCGCCAAGATCAAGGGCGGCCGCGATATCGACCGCGATATCCGCCGGATGCTTGGCGTCCGAGACGTGCTGAAGCGCAACAGCCCGCGCCCGGCCATCATGTTCGATGTCAATGAATCCTGGTCGCGCAAGCAGGCCTTGCGTCACATTGCCGAAATCGAACACCATCTCGACCTGACCTGGATAGAGGAACCCGTGCGTCGCTGGGATGCCGAGGGCCACGCCGTCATTACCCGCGCCTCGAAATGCGCGGTGGCGACCGGCGAAAACCTGACGGGGCTGGACCAATACCTGCCCCTCTTTACCGCCGGCGCGGTTGATGTGGTTCAGGCCGGAATGGTCTGGGGCATAACCCATTTCAACCGCGTCGCCATGGCCGCCCATGCCCATAACCTGCCGGTCTCGCCGGTGGGTTATAATGGCAATCCGGTGGCCCATGCCGCAGCGGCTGTGCCCAATCTGCTGACGATCGAGGTGCAGGACTGGAAGGTGCCTTACGGCCTGACCATCGATCAGGAGATCGCCGATGGCGGCATTATTTTGGGCGATGCGCCAGGGCTCGGTATCGAGGTTGATGAAACGGCGATTGCCGCCAAGCGCCAGTCCGGTCAATGGAATGTCGCCGGCGGCCCCCATGTGCGGCCAAGCCGCGCGGGCCTGAGGCTGGTGCCGGAAAGTTAA
- a CDS encoding FadR family transcriptional regulator: MNTTVAFSARNARRRPRLAVAVVEDLVTAIVTEVYPAGSALPPENVLCDMFEVSRTVIREATTAMTEKGLVVSQQGRGTIVQDSSHWSLLDPMVLSALFQRDDGLSYLDNLVEIRVTLESSMAAKAAQKATGEDIAELTAQMEKLESLIQTPAAYVHEDVKFHDIIMRISGDKLSEAIINSIQGKALKNLNYSGKLNVEHIRETHAAHTEVYQAILKHDGEAAAKAMRDHIEGSWKKRRPTSLKV, from the coding sequence TTGAATACCACTGTAGCCTTTTCCGCCCGTAATGCCCGCCGCCGTCCGCGTCTGGCCGTCGCCGTCGTCGAAGACCTGGTGACCGCCATCGTCACCGAGGTTTATCCCGCCGGTTCAGCCCTGCCGCCGGAAAATGTGCTGTGCGATATGTTCGAGGTCAGCCGCACCGTTATCCGCGAGGCGACCACGGCCATGACCGAAAAGGGGCTGGTGGTGTCGCAGCAGGGGCGCGGCACGATCGTGCAGGATTCCTCGCACTGGAGCCTGCTCGATCCGATGGTGCTGAGCGCGCTTTTCCAGCGTGATGATGGCCTGTCCTATCTCGACAATCTGGTCGAGATCCGCGTGACTCTCGAATCCTCCATGGCCGCCAAGGCGGCGCAGAAGGCGACGGGTGAGGATATCGCCGAACTGACGGCGCAGATGGAAAAGCTGGAAAGTCTGATCCAGACGCCGGCCGCCTATGTCCATGAGGACGTGAAGTTCCATGACATCATCATGCGGATATCGGGTGATAAGCTCAGTGAAGCTATTATCAACAGTATTCAGGGCAAGGCGCTGAAAAATCTGAACTATTCCGGAAAGCTCAATGTCGAACATATCCGGGAAACCCATGCGGCCCATACCGAGGTCTATCAGGCTATCCTGAAACATGATGGCGAAGCTGCCGCAAAGGCCATGCGCGACCATATCGAAGGGTCGTGGAAGAAGCGCCGCCCAACGAGTCTGAAAGTCTAA
- a CDS encoding glycosyl hydrolase family 28 protein — protein MIRRALLTGAAALFALPLSNVPAFAAHGLFDVRDFGARGDGVTLDSPAINSAIAAARKVGGGTVLLPAGHYLSFSLRLFDNITLLLAEGCVLEAADPALHRGRYDLAEADMPEQFQDFGITQFHCSLIYADGADHVSVMGRGMIFGKGLRREDPGARWHGATGWIAPRIADPKEIAMQGQGIRAIGFKNCRNVLVRDVTILQGGHFACHLLGCTNATIDTITVDTNRDGIDIDCCRDVRVTNCRVNAPHDDGIVVKSSYALGRKVICENISITNCQTSGFETGSVIDGCYRLSDYRSVDDMGVLGRIKLGTESNGGFRNILIRDCVCENTRGILIGVVDGGVLEDVVVSNIILRNPVNHPLFIRQAARLRAPEGTTVGACRRVRFDNIQVSGADGRYPCGVQGIPDAPVMDVSFSDVHVVSSGGGTMRDSARTPKEKREASLEVSFMGTLPAYGFYGRNLRGLILKDCTFDVETPDARPAIVLDDVKGGRIEGFGAGSVVQKNSSEIILLP, from the coding sequence ATGATCCGGCGCGCGCTTCTAACCGGCGCGGCAGCGCTGTTTGCCCTCCCTTTAAGCAACGTGCCGGCTTTCGCGGCGCACGGGCTTTTTGACGTCCGCGATTTCGGTGCGCGCGGCGATGGCGTCACACTCGACAGCCCGGCGATCAATTCGGCCATTGCCGCCGCCCGTAAGGTCGGAGGCGGCACCGTGCTCTTGCCCGCCGGGCATTATCTCAGCTTTTCCCTGCGTCTCTTTGATAATATTACACTATTGCTCGCTGAAGGCTGCGTGCTGGAGGCTGCCGATCCGGCGCTCCACAGGGGTAGATATGACCTGGCAGAGGCGGACATGCCGGAGCAGTTCCAGGACTTCGGCATCACCCAGTTCCATTGCAGTCTGATCTATGCCGATGGCGCCGATCATGTTTCGGTCATGGGGCGCGGGATGATTTTCGGCAAGGGCTTGCGGCGTGAAGATCCCGGTGCGCGCTGGCACGGCGCCACCGGCTGGATCGCGCCGCGCATCGCCGATCCGAAGGAAATCGCCATGCAGGGCCAGGGCATCCGCGCTATCGGCTTCAAGAATTGCCGCAATGTATTGGTCCGAGATGTCACCATTCTGCAAGGCGGGCATTTCGCTTGCCACCTGCTCGGCTGCACCAATGCCACGATCGACACCATAACCGTCGACACCAACCGCGACGGCATCGATATCGATTGCTGCCGTGATGTGCGCGTGACCAACTGCCGGGTCAATGCGCCGCATGATGACGGCATCGTTGTCAAGTCGAGCTATGCGCTGGGGCGTAAGGTGATCTGTGAGAATATAAGCATAACCAATTGCCAGACTTCAGGTTTTGAAACCGGGTCGGTGATCGATGGCTGCTACCGCCTGTCTGATTATCGCTCGGTCGATGATATGGGCGTGCTTGGCCGCATCAAGCTCGGCACCGAGAGCAATGGCGGCTTCCGCAATATACTGATCAGGGATTGTGTTTGCGAAAACACGCGCGGCATTCTGATCGGCGTGGTCGATGGCGGCGTTCTGGAAGATGTCGTCGTTTCGAACATAATCTTACGCAATCCGGTTAATCATCCGCTATTCATCCGTCAGGCGGCGCGTCTGCGGGCACCGGAAGGCACGACGGTCGGGGCCTGCCGGCGGGTGCGGTTCGACAATATCCAGGTGTCCGGCGCCGATGGCCGCTATCCGTGCGGTGTGCAGGGCATTCCCGATGCGCCGGTCATGGATGTCAGTTTCTCGGATGTGCATGTCGTCAGTTCGGGCGGCGGCACGATGAGGGATTCAGCGCGCACGCCCAAGGAAAAGCGCGAGGCCAGCCTGGAGGTCAGTTTCATGGGCACCCTGCCGGCTTATGGGTTTTATGGGCGAAATCTGCGGGGCTTGATCCTCAAGGACTGCACGTTCGATGTCGAAACACCCGACGCCCGCCCGGCAATTGTGCTGGATGATGTTAAAGGCGGCCGGATTGAGGGCTTTGGCGCAGGTTCCGTTGTTCAAAAGAATAGCTCGGAAATCATTCTCCTCCCCTGA
- a CDS encoding right-handed parallel beta-helix repeat-containing protein gives MPADRRLTLVAILALAALPAQAQTRWAHPSSEIHVSPAGSDADDGSAAHPFKTLPRAQVAVRQHNATGDVAVILADGTYALLAPLVFTQADGGQKGFTVTWQAAPQARPVLSGGVPVTGWRVHDAQKHIYVADVPKGMDSRQLWVNDALAERAQIELPRDAVTFTETGMVLKDKSWSWLAGLADQHRIEIESQGFFTSRFSPVEAISVNTLTMQQPAWANNIWGYDSIPYPFHPEWSHLYLQNSLAFLTKPNQWYIDPAAGKLYYKPADGVDMKQAKAILPRLEVLVSAAGTPEAPVTDLKFSGLQFSYSSWMGPSSPEGFASQQSGSFLTGRAAAYPKNVLEVCKTGCPEFETVRDKWHQTPAAVQFAAAQHIVLDGNVFAHLGQYALGIGNDANANFTGQGLATTDIVVSRNVFTDLAGGAISSGGVLPDAHHPSNGNLTNRQLVVENNLIQNISQDYKDNSAILSTYVWNTVIIHNDISDTPYDAIDVGYGWGYVDAGGNPNYRTRQRGYDAVAQGGGGQPVYETPTTHRDVFVGFNRVYKVKQLFNDGGAIYNLGACPDCVFAENHVFDIGDRIALYFDEGSRGILARNNVVEDAGVWLNINTARSALPLRTSVNNTARGNWHNTTTTGGIWSAYQEDLILDDHLVTGSQWPVEAKQVMANAGIMPEAGPVEFGAVKPLAHPAGLPQPNGSPVAEKTRKE, from the coding sequence ATGCCAGCCGACCGTCGCCTTACCCTTGTTGCGATACTCGCCCTCGCCGCCCTGCCAGCCCAGGCCCAGACACGCTGGGCACATCCCAGCAGTGAGATCCACGTCTCTCCCGCAGGCAGTGACGCAGACGATGGGTCTGCGGCACATCCTTTCAAAACCCTGCCCCGCGCCCAGGTCGCCGTACGCCAGCACAACGCCACCGGCGATGTGGCCGTCATCCTGGCCGACGGCACCTATGCGTTGTTGGCGCCGCTGGTCTTCACCCAGGCCGATGGCGGTCAGAAGGGCTTTACCGTCACCTGGCAGGCCGCCCCGCAGGCGCGTCCGGTCCTGTCCGGCGGCGTACCCGTCACCGGCTGGCGCGTCCATGACGCCCAAAAGCATATCTATGTCGCAGATGTACCAAAAGGCATGGACAGCCGCCAGCTCTGGGTCAATGATGCCCTGGCCGAACGCGCCCAGATCGAACTGCCGCGCGACGCGGTCACCTTCACCGAAACCGGCATGGTGCTGAAGGATAAAAGCTGGTCATGGCTGGCCGGCCTGGCCGATCAGCACCGTATCGAAATCGAGAGCCAAGGCTTCTTCACCTCGCGCTTCTCGCCGGTGGAAGCCATCAGCGTCAACACCCTCACCATGCAGCAGCCAGCCTGGGCCAACAATATCTGGGGCTATGACAGCATCCCCTACCCGTTCCACCCCGAATGGTCGCACCTCTATCTGCAAAACAGCCTGGCCTTCCTGACGAAACCGAACCAGTGGTATATCGATCCGGCCGCCGGCAAGCTCTATTACAAACCGGCCGATGGCGTGGACATGAAGCAGGCAAAGGCGATCCTGCCGCGGCTGGAGGTGCTGGTCAGCGCCGCCGGCACGCCCGAAGCCCCGGTCACCGACCTGAAATTTTCCGGCCTGCAATTCTCCTACAGTTCGTGGATGGGCCCGTCCTCACCGGAAGGCTTCGCCAGCCAGCAGAGCGGTTCCTTCCTGACCGGTCGGGCCGCGGCCTATCCGAAGAATGTGCTGGAGGTCTGCAAGACCGGCTGTCCGGAATTCGAGACCGTGCGCGACAAATGGCACCAGACGCCGGCGGCGGTTCAGTTCGCCGCCGCCCAACACATAGTGCTCGATGGCAATGTGTTCGCCCATCTCGGCCAGTATGCGCTCGGCATCGGCAACGATGCCAATGCCAACTTCACCGGCCAGGGCCTGGCGACGACCGATATCGTCGTCTCGCGCAATGTCTTCACCGATCTGGCCGGCGGCGCCATCTCCTCCGGCGGCGTGCTGCCGGACGCGCATCATCCGTCAAACGGCAACCTGACCAACCGTCAGCTTGTCGTCGAGAACAACCTGATCCAGAATATCAGCCAGGATTACAAGGACAATTCCGCCATTCTTTCCACCTATGTGTGGAACACGGTCATCATCCATAACGACATTTCCGACACGCCTTACGATGCGATCGATGTCGGCTATGGCTGGGGCTATGTCGATGCCGGCGGCAATCCGAACTATCGGACCCGCCAGCGCGGCTATGATGCCGTGGCCCAGGGCGGTGGCGGCCAGCCAGTCTACGAGACCCCGACCACCCACAGAGATGTCTTTGTCGGCTTCAACCGCGTCTACAAGGTCAAGCAGTTGTTCAATGATGGCGGCGCCATCTATAATCTTGGCGCCTGTCCGGACTGCGTTTTCGCCGAAAACCACGTCTTCGATATCGGCGACCGCATCGCCCTCTATTTCGACGAAGGCTCGCGCGGCATCCTGGCGCGCAATAATGTAGTGGAGGATGCCGGGGTCTGGCTGAATATCAATACCGCCCGCTCCGCCTTGCCCCTGCGCACCTCAGTCAACAATACGGCGCGCGGCAACTGGCACAACACCACAACAACCGGCGGCATCTGGTCTGCCTATCAGGAAGACCTGATCCTGGATGATCACCTGGTCACGGGCAGTCAGTGGCCCGTTGAGGCGAAGCAGGTCATGGCCAATGCCGGCATCATGCCAGAGGCCGGACCGGTGGAATTCGGCGCCGTGAAACCGCTGGCACACCCTGCCGGCCTGCCGCAGCCCAATGGGTCTCCGGTCGCTGAAAAGACGCGCAAGGAATGA
- a CDS encoding MFS transporter has translation MSSETTPAKGGSFTLFLLIIVYALNFLDRQILSILKEPIAAELHLNDAQLGWMGGLAFGLLYSVLAIPVAWLADRWSRVWIMTASLAVWSGFTAVCGLAMTFPQMFLARMGVGIGEAGGVPPAYSLIADLYPPKQRARALSVYSLAIPIGSAAGILFGGLMAAAVNWRWAFLVIGGLGVLMAPVFRLLVRDPVRGQFDKAPAAPCRLVRLPLWPSASRVSG, from the coding sequence ATGTCATCGGAAACCACGCCTGCAAAAGGCGGATCATTCACACTGTTTTTGCTGATCATCGTCTATGCGCTGAACTTCCTCGACCGGCAGATCCTGAGCATCCTGAAAGAGCCGATCGCCGCCGAACTGCACCTGAATGACGCCCAATTGGGCTGGATGGGCGGCCTGGCCTTTGGCCTGCTTTACAGCGTGCTGGCCATTCCGGTGGCCTGGCTGGCGGACCGCTGGTCCCGCGTCTGGATCATGACCGCGTCCCTGGCCGTCTGGTCAGGCTTTACGGCGGTGTGCGGACTGGCCATGACCTTCCCGCAAATGTTCCTGGCGCGCATGGGGGTCGGCATTGGCGAGGCCGGCGGCGTTCCGCCCGCCTACAGCCTGATCGCCGACCTCTACCCGCCAAAACAGCGCGCCCGCGCCCTGTCGGTCTATTCCCTGGCCATTCCCATCGGCAGCGCGGCCGGTATCCTCTTCGGTGGTCTGATGGCGGCGGCGGTCAACTGGCGCTGGGCCTTTCTGGTTATTGGCGGGCTGGGCGTGCTGATGGCGCCTGTGTTCCGGCTGCTGGTCAGGGATCCGGTGCGCGGGCAGTTCGACAAGGCGCCCGCCGCCCCCTGTCGTTTGGTAAGGTTGCCTCTCTGGCCTTCGGCAAGCCGAGTTTCTGGCTGA
- a CDS encoding OsmC family protein — protein MIRTAQAHWAGNGQQGEGSLTTQSKVLNSQPYSFKLRFENADGQAGTNPEELIAAAHSGCFSMALAFALGAAGFTADSIDTEAAVKLDPVEGGFAITGITLKLTAKIPGISREQFDAIAAGAKANCPVSKALSSVPITLEATLV, from the coding sequence ATGATCCGTACCGCACAGGCCCACTGGGCCGGAAATGGCCAGCAGGGCGAAGGCAGTCTGACCACGCAGAGCAAGGTGCTCAACAGCCAGCCCTACAGCTTCAAGCTCCGCTTTGAAAACGCCGACGGCCAGGCCGGCACGAATCCGGAAGAACTGATCGCCGCGGCCCATTCCGGCTGCTTCTCCATGGCCCTGGCCTTCGCTCTGGGGGCAGCGGGCTTTACGGCCGACAGCATCGATACGGAAGCCGCCGTCAAGCTCGATCCGGTCGAAGGCGGCTTCGCCATCACCGGCATCACGCTTAAGCTGACAGCGAAGATTCCGGGCATTTCCAGGGAACAATTCGACGCCATCGCCGCCGGCGCCAAGGCCAACTGCCCGGTCTCCAAGGCGCTGTCATCGGTACCGATCACACTCGAGGCGACGCTGGTTTAA